One uncultured Hyphomonas sp. genomic region harbors:
- the metG gene encoding methionine--tRNA ligase, producing MTQTRRILVTSALPYINGVKHLGNLAGSMLPADVYSRVMRLLGHDVTYICATDEHGTPAELAAQAAGVSVQDYCDEQYEIQRAAGEGFSLSFDWFGRTSRPANHAVTQHLAQALEKQGLIEERTSKQVYSVDDGRFLPDRYVEGTCPNCGFEKARGDQCDNCGRLLDPVDLIDPYSSVSGSRNIEIRDTNHLYLLQGQMQDRIREWVKRKGAQWPSLAVSIANKWLDEGLIARAITRDLSWGVKVTDADGNPRPGYEDKVFYVWFDAPIGYISATQEWAEATGNDWESLWKTDKGADEVEYVQFMGKDNVAFHTVSFPVTLLGCGEPWKTVDKLKAFNWVTWYGGKFSTSNKRGVFMDQALDLLPADYWRWYLISNAPEGSDAAFTWEGFQAAVNSDLANVLGNFVNRITKYTASKFDGQVPDAGTPGEAEAWMVAELKERLPRLIEHYEAMEFRKAAAETRAIWAAGNEYLTKAEPWVKYKTDVDAAAVGVRAGLNLAALFGIIAQPIIPTAAKKILDALNIPEGNRNFPAADADFAGLLDALPHGMAISPPDVLFQKIEDAQVAEWTERFGGGNES from the coding sequence ATGACGCAAACCCGGCGCATCCTCGTCACCTCTGCCCTGCCGTACATCAACGGCGTCAAGCATCTCGGCAATCTGGCCGGTTCGATGCTCCCGGCTGACGTGTATTCGCGTGTGATGCGCCTGCTGGGCCATGACGTGACCTATATCTGCGCCACCGACGAGCACGGCACCCCCGCAGAACTCGCCGCACAGGCCGCTGGCGTCAGCGTGCAGGACTATTGCGACGAGCAATACGAGATCCAGCGCGCGGCGGGCGAAGGCTTCAGCCTGTCCTTCGACTGGTTCGGCCGTACGTCCCGTCCGGCAAACCACGCGGTGACCCAGCACCTCGCCCAGGCTCTGGAAAAGCAGGGCCTGATCGAGGAGCGCACGTCCAAACAGGTCTACTCCGTCGATGACGGCCGCTTCCTGCCGGACCGCTATGTCGAGGGCACCTGCCCGAACTGCGGCTTCGAAAAGGCCCGCGGTGACCAGTGCGACAATTGCGGGCGCCTGCTGGACCCGGTCGACCTGATCGATCCGTACTCGTCGGTTTCCGGCAGCCGGAACATCGAGATCCGCGACACGAACCACCTTTATCTTCTGCAAGGCCAGATGCAGGACCGCATCCGCGAATGGGTGAAGCGCAAAGGGGCCCAGTGGCCAAGCCTCGCTGTCTCCATTGCGAACAAATGGCTGGATGAGGGCCTGATCGCGCGCGCCATCACCCGCGACCTCAGCTGGGGCGTGAAAGTGACGGATGCAGACGGCAACCCGCGTCCTGGATATGAGGACAAGGTCTTCTATGTCTGGTTCGATGCGCCGATCGGCTACATCTCCGCAACACAGGAATGGGCTGAAGCCACGGGCAATGACTGGGAAAGCCTCTGGAAAACGGACAAGGGCGCCGACGAGGTCGAGTATGTCCAGTTCATGGGCAAGGACAATGTCGCCTTCCACACCGTGTCCTTCCCGGTCACGCTGCTCGGCTGTGGCGAGCCATGGAAGACTGTCGACAAGCTAAAGGCGTTCAACTGGGTGACCTGGTATGGCGGCAAGTTCTCCACGTCCAACAAGCGCGGCGTGTTCATGGACCAGGCGCTGGACCTGCTGCCGGCAGATTACTGGCGCTGGTACCTGATCTCCAACGCGCCGGAAGGCTCCGACGCTGCGTTCACCTGGGAAGGTTTCCAGGCGGCCGTGAACTCCGACCTGGCCAATGTGCTCGGCAATTTCGTGAACCGGATTACCAAATACACCGCGTCCAAGTTCGACGGACAGGTGCCCGATGCCGGCACGCCGGGCGAGGCCGAGGCGTGGATGGTAGCCGAGCTGAAAGAGCGCCTGCCGCGCCTCATCGAACATTATGAGGCGATGGAATTCCGCAAGGCCGCAGCCGAGACACGCGCCATCTGGGCCGCCGGCAACGAGTATCTCACCAAGGCTGAGCCCTGGGTGAAGTACAAGACCGATGTGGACGCCGCCGCTGTCGGCGTACGCGCGGGCCTGAATCTCGCCGCCCTGTTCGGCATCATTGCCCAGCCGATCATTCCGACTGCGGCGAAGAAGATCCTCGATGCGCTGAATATTCCGGAAGGGAATCGGAACTTCCCGGCTGCTGATGCAGACTTTGCCGGCCTGCTGGATGCCCTGCCCCATGGCATGGCCATCTCGCCGCCAGACGTCCTGTTCCAGAAGATCGAGGACGCGCAGGTCGCCGAGTGGACCGAACGCTTCGGCGGCGGAAACGAAAGCTAG